A window of Choloepus didactylus isolate mChoDid1 chromosome 21, mChoDid1.pri, whole genome shotgun sequence contains these coding sequences:
- the HCFC1R1 gene encoding host cell factor C1 regulator 1 isoform X1 produces MILQQPLERAPPGRGRRYLRAPSGETRGLDASSPLRGTLPMSTKRRLKEEQEPLRKQFLSEENMATHFSRLSLHNDHPYCSPPLTFPPALPPLRSPCSELLLWRYPGNLIPEALRLLREDQPPLKGPAALLALLQARPGLWAPGPSLVQPGLGGATGLEVLRPRRTE; encoded by the exons ATGATTCTGCAGCAGCCCCTGGAGCGAGCCCCCCCGGGTCGGGGCCGTCGCTACCTGCGGGCCCCCTCGGGGGAGACTCGGGGCCTGGACGCGAG CTCCCCTCTCCGAGGAACTTTGCCTATGAGCACCAAGCGGCGCCTGAAGGAGGAGCA GGAGCCGCTGCGCAAGCAGTTCCTGTCGGAGGAGAACATGGCCACCCACTTCTCTCGACTCAGCCTGCACAATGACCACCCCTACTGCAGCCCCCCATTGACTttccccccagccctgcccccactCAG GAGCCCTTGCTCTGAGCTGCTTCTCTGGCGCTACCCTGGGAACCTGATCCCGGAAGCTCTCCGGCTGCTGAG GGAAGACCAGCCGCCTCTGAAAGGACCAGCAGCTTTGCTTGCCCTCctccaggccaggccaggcctcTGGGCACCAGGACCATCCCTCGTGCAGCCTGGGCTGGGAGGGGCCACAGGGTTGGAGGTACTCCGCCCCAGGAGAACTGAATAA
- the HCFC1R1 gene encoding host cell factor C1 regulator 1 isoform X4: MSTKRRLKEEQEPLRKQFLSEENMATHFSRLSLHNDHPYCSPPLTFPPALPPLRSPCSELLLWRYPGNLIPEALRLLREDQPPLKGPAALLALLQARPGLWAPGPSLVQPGLGGATGLEVLRPRRTE; this comes from the exons ATGAGCACCAAGCGGCGCCTGAAGGAGGAGCA GGAGCCGCTGCGCAAGCAGTTCCTGTCGGAGGAGAACATGGCCACCCACTTCTCTCGACTCAGCCTGCACAATGACCACCCCTACTGCAGCCCCCCATTGACTttccccccagccctgcccccactCAG GAGCCCTTGCTCTGAGCTGCTTCTCTGGCGCTACCCTGGGAACCTGATCCCGGAAGCTCTCCGGCTGCTGAG GGAAGACCAGCCGCCTCTGAAAGGACCAGCAGCTTTGCTTGCCCTCctccaggccaggccaggcctcTGGGCACCAGGACCATCCCTCGTGCAGCCTGGGCTGGGAGGGGCCACAGGGTTGGAGGTACTCCGCCCCAGGAGAACTGAATAA
- the HCFC1R1 gene encoding host cell factor C1 regulator 1 isoform X2, translated as MILQQPLERAPPGRGRRYLRAPSGETRGLDAREPLRKQFLSEENMATHFSRLSLHNDHPYCSPPLTFPPALPPLRSPCSELLLWRYPGNLIPEALRLLREDQPPLKGPAALLALLQARPGLWAPGPSLVQPGLGGATGLEVLRPRRTE; from the exons ATGATTCTGCAGCAGCCCCTGGAGCGAGCCCCCCCGGGTCGGGGCCGTCGCTACCTGCGGGCCCCCTCGGGGGAGACTCGGGGCCTGGACGCGAG GGAGCCGCTGCGCAAGCAGTTCCTGTCGGAGGAGAACATGGCCACCCACTTCTCTCGACTCAGCCTGCACAATGACCACCCCTACTGCAGCCCCCCATTGACTttccccccagccctgcccccactCAG GAGCCCTTGCTCTGAGCTGCTTCTCTGGCGCTACCCTGGGAACCTGATCCCGGAAGCTCTCCGGCTGCTGAG GGAAGACCAGCCGCCTCTGAAAGGACCAGCAGCTTTGCTTGCCCTCctccaggccaggccaggcctcTGGGCACCAGGACCATCCCTCGTGCAGCCTGGGCTGGGAGGGGCCACAGGGTTGGAGGTACTCCGCCCCAGGAGAACTGAATAA
- the HCFC1R1 gene encoding host cell factor C1 regulator 1 isoform X3, protein MILQQPLERAPPGRGRRYLRAPSGETRGLDASSPLRGTLPMSTKRRLKEEQEPLRKQFLSEENMATHFSRLSLHNDHPYCSPPLTFPPALPPLRSPCSELLLWRYPGNLIPEALRLLRLGGTPSPDYPAAPAGDGMDL, encoded by the exons ATGATTCTGCAGCAGCCCCTGGAGCGAGCCCCCCCGGGTCGGGGCCGTCGCTACCTGCGGGCCCCCTCGGGGGAGACTCGGGGCCTGGACGCGAG CTCCCCTCTCCGAGGAACTTTGCCTATGAGCACCAAGCGGCGCCTGAAGGAGGAGCA GGAGCCGCTGCGCAAGCAGTTCCTGTCGGAGGAGAACATGGCCACCCACTTCTCTCGACTCAGCCTGCACAATGACCACCCCTACTGCAGCCCCCCATTGACTttccccccagccctgcccccactCAG GAGCCCTTGCTCTGAGCTGCTTCTCTGGCGCTACCCTGGGAACCTGATCCCGGAAGCTCTCCGGCTGCTGAGGTTGGGGGGCACCCCCAGCCCCGATTACCCTGCTGCCCCAGCTGGGGATGGAATGGACCTCTGA
- the HCFC1R1 gene encoding host cell factor C1 regulator 1 isoform X5, whose product MILQQPLERAPPGRGRRYLRAPSGETRGLDAREPLRKQFLSEENMATHFSRLSLHNDHPYCSPPLTFPPALPPLRSPCSELLLWRYPGNLIPEALRLLRLGGTPSPDYPAAPAGDGMDL is encoded by the exons ATGATTCTGCAGCAGCCCCTGGAGCGAGCCCCCCCGGGTCGGGGCCGTCGCTACCTGCGGGCCCCCTCGGGGGAGACTCGGGGCCTGGACGCGAG GGAGCCGCTGCGCAAGCAGTTCCTGTCGGAGGAGAACATGGCCACCCACTTCTCTCGACTCAGCCTGCACAATGACCACCCCTACTGCAGCCCCCCATTGACTttccccccagccctgcccccactCAG GAGCCCTTGCTCTGAGCTGCTTCTCTGGCGCTACCCTGGGAACCTGATCCCGGAAGCTCTCCGGCTGCTGAGGTTGGGGGGCACCCCCAGCCCCGATTACCCTGCTGCCCCAGCTGGGGATGGAATGGACCTCTGA
- the THOC6 gene encoding THO complex subunit 6 homolog — protein sequence MERAALHAVPLGQVEVFQALQRLHMTIFSQSVSPCGKFLAAGNNYGQIAIFSLSAALSSEAKEESKKPVVTFQAHDGPVYSMVSTDRHLLSAGDGEVKAWLWAEILKKGSKELWRRQPPYRTSLEVPEINALLLVPKENSLILAGGDCQLHTMDLETGAFTRALRGHTDYIHCLALRDRSPEVLSGGEDGAVRLWDLRVAKEVQTIEVYKHEECARPHNGRWIGCLATDSDWMVCGGGPALTLWHLRSSTPTTIFPMRAPQKHVTFYQDLILSAGQGPCVNQWQLSGELKAQVPGSSPGLLSLSLNQQPAAPECKVLTAAGNSCRVDVFTNLGYRAFSLCF from the exons ATGGAGCGAGCCGCGCTGCACGCGGTACCCCTGGGGCAG GTGGAGGTGTTTCAGGCCCTGCAGCGACTTCACATGACCATCTTCTCCCAGAGCGTCTCGCCCTGCGGGAAGTTTCTGGCGGCTGGCAACAATTATGGGCAGATCGCCATCTTCAG CTTGTCTGCAGCTTTGAGCTCTGAGGCTAAAGAGGAAAGTAAGAAGCCAGTGGTGACCTTCCAAG CCCATGATGGGCCCGTCTACAGTATGGTCTCCACCGATCGACACCTGCTCAGTGCTGGGGATGGGGAAGTAAAGGCCTGGCTTTGGGCCGAGATCCTCAAAAAG GGCAGCAAGGAGCTGTGGCGTCGTCAGCCCCCGTACAG GACCAGCCTGGAGGTGCCTGAGATCAATGCTCTGCTGCTGGTCCCCAAG GAAAATTCCCTCATCTTGGCTGGTGGAGACTGCCAGTTGCATACAATGGATCTTGAAACCGGGGCTTTCACA CGGGCCCTCCGGGGCCACACAGACTACATCCACTGCCTGGCACTGCGGGACAGGAGCCCTGAGGTCCTGTCGGGTGGCGAGGATGGGGCCGTGCGGCTTTGGG ACCTCCGCGTGGCCAAGGAGGTCCAGACGATCGAGGTGTACAAGCATGAG GAGTGTGCCAGGCCCCACAACGGGCGCTGGATCGGGTGCTTGGCCACCGACTCCGACTGGATG GTCTGTGGAGGGGGCCCGGCCCTCACCCTCTGGCACCTCCGGTCCTCCACGCCCACCACCATCTTCCCCATGCGGGCGCCACAGAAGCACGTCACCTTCTACCAGGACCTG ATTCTGTCCGCCGGCCAGGGCCCCTGCGTCAACCAGTGGCAGCTGAGCGGGGAGCTCAAGGCCCAGGTCCCCGGCTCCTCCCCTGGGCTGCTCAGTCTCAGCCTCAATCAGCAGCCCGCGGCCCCCGAGTGCAAG GTCCTGACGGCTGCAGGCAACAGTTGCCGGGTAGATGTCTTCACCAACCTGGGCTACCGAGCCTTCTCCCTGTGTTTCTGA
- the BICDL2 gene encoding BICD family-like cargo adapter 2 isoform X1 gives MSSPDGPSFPSGLLSGGASPSGDEGFFPFVLERRDSFLGGGPGPEEPEDLALQLQQKEKDLLLAAELGKMLLERNEELRRQLEMLSTQHSEREEQLQQENHELRRGLAARGAEWEARAVELEGDVEALRAQLGEQRSEQRDSGRERARALGELSEQNLRLSQQLAQASQMEQELQRELDVLRGQCQAQALAGAELRTRLESLQGENQMLQSRRQDLEAQIRGLREEAEKSEGRLRATHEELMLQRRERREQTLELERARSEAGEALSALRRLQRRVSELEEESRLQDADVSGASLQSELAHSLDGDQDADRRVDAQLTPSPETPEGFSVQLSPQENLEPPKKRASLSPGEILEEKEAEVARLQDESALQRAELRFLREELQKQKELRAQDSEAALSCALSDRDEAVNKALELSLELSRVSLERDSLSRELLRAIRQKVALTQELEAWQDDMQVVIGQQLRSQRQKELSAAGATPRRAGPRFSLRLGPGPAGGFLSNLFRSRRT, from the exons ATGAGCTCCCCGGATGGGCCGAGCTTCCCGTCGGGGCTGCTCTCAGGGGGCGCCTCCCCCAGCGGGGATGAGGGCTTCTTCCCCTTCGTGCTGGAGAGGCGGGACTCCTTCCTGGGAGGGGGCCCAGGGCCCGAGGAGCCCGAGGACCTGGCCCTGCAGCTGCAGCAGAAGGAGAAGGACCTGCTGCTGGCTGCCGAGCTGGGCAAGATGCTTCTGGAGCGCAACGAGGAGCTGCGGCGGCAGCTGGAGATGCTGAGCACCCAGCATTCTGAGCGCGAGGAG cagctgcagcaggagAACCATGAGCTCCGCCGGGGCCTGGCAGCCCGGGGGGCCGAGTGGGAGGCCAGGGCTGTGGAGCTGGAGGGGGACGTGGAGGCCCTGCGGGCCCAGCTCGGGGAGCAGCGCTCGGAGCAGCGGGACAGCGGGCGTGAGAGGGCCCGGGCCCTCGGGGAGCTCAGCGAGCAGAACCTCCGTCTCAGCCAGCAGCTGGCCCAG GCCTCTCAGATGGAGCAGGAGCTTCAGAGGGAACTGGATGTCCTTCGGGGCCAGTGCCAAGCTCAGGCCCTGGCCGGGGCCGAGCTGCGGACACGGCTGGAGAGCCTGCAGGGGGAG AACCAGATGCTGCAGAGCCGGCGGCAGGACCTGGAGGCCCAGATCCGGGGTCTGCGTGAGGAGGCAGAGAAGAGCGAGGGCAGGCTCCGGGCCACTCACGAGGAGCTGATGCTTCAGCGGAGGGAGCGGCGGGAGCAGACCCTGGAG CTGGAACGCGCGCGCTCCGAAGCCGGCGAGGCCTTGAGCGCGCTGCGGAGGCTGCAGCGGCGCGTCTCGGAGCTGGAAGAGGAGTCGCGCCTCCAGGACGCCGACGTGTCGGGCGCCTCCCTGCAGTCGGAGCTTGCCCACAGCCTCGACGGAGACCAGGACGCGGACCGACGCGTAGACGCGCAG CTGACCCCGTCCCCGGAGACCCCAGAGGGGTTCAGCGTCCAGCTTTCGCCCCAGGAGAACTTGGAGCCCCCCAAGAAGCGAGCATCCCTGAGCCCAGGGGAGATACTGGAGGAGAAGGAGGCAGAAGTGGCCAGGCTGCAGGatgag AGCGCACTGCAGCGAGCAGAGCTGCGGTTCCTGCGGGAAGAGCTGCAAAAGCAAAAGGAGCTGCGCGCGCAGGACTCCGAAGCAGCCCTGAGCTGCGCCCTCTCGGACCGGGACGAAGCTGTGAACAA GGCCCTGGAGCTGTCCCTGGAGCTGAGCCGCGTGTCGCTGGAGCGGGACTCCCTGTCCCGGGAGCTGCTGCGCGCCATCCGCCAGAAGGTGGCGCTGACGCAGGAGCTGGAGGCCTGGCAG GACGACATGCAGGTGGTGATCGGGCAGCAGCTGCGCTCACAGCGCCAGAAGGAGCTGAGCGCCGCCGGGGCCACGCCACGCCGCGCCGGCCCTCGCTTCTCGCTGCGCCTGGGCCCCGGGCCTGCCGGCGGCTTCCTCAGCAACCTCTTCCGAAGCCGAAGGACCTGA
- the BICDL2 gene encoding BICD family-like cargo adapter 2 isoform X2, with product MSSPDGPSFPSGLLSGGASPSGDEGFFPFVLERRDSFLGGGPGPEEPEDLALQLQQKEKDLLLAAELGKMLLERNEELRRQLEMLSTQHSEREEQLQQENHELRRGLAARGAEWEARAVELEGDVEALRAQLGEQRSEQRDSGRERARALGELSEQNLRLSQQLAQASQMEQELQRELDVLRGQCQAQALAGAELRTRLESLQGENQMLQSRRQDLEAQIRGLREEAEKSEGRLRATHEELMLQRRERREQTLELERARSEAGEALSALRRLQRRVSELEEESRLQDADVSGASLQSELAHSLDGDQDADRRVDAQSALQRAELRFLREELQKQKELRAQDSEAALSCALSDRDEAVNKALELSLELSRVSLERDSLSRELLRAIRQKVALTQELEAWQDDMQVVIGQQLRSQRQKELSAAGATPRRAGPRFSLRLGPGPAGGFLSNLFRSRRT from the exons ATGAGCTCCCCGGATGGGCCGAGCTTCCCGTCGGGGCTGCTCTCAGGGGGCGCCTCCCCCAGCGGGGATGAGGGCTTCTTCCCCTTCGTGCTGGAGAGGCGGGACTCCTTCCTGGGAGGGGGCCCAGGGCCCGAGGAGCCCGAGGACCTGGCCCTGCAGCTGCAGCAGAAGGAGAAGGACCTGCTGCTGGCTGCCGAGCTGGGCAAGATGCTTCTGGAGCGCAACGAGGAGCTGCGGCGGCAGCTGGAGATGCTGAGCACCCAGCATTCTGAGCGCGAGGAG cagctgcagcaggagAACCATGAGCTCCGCCGGGGCCTGGCAGCCCGGGGGGCCGAGTGGGAGGCCAGGGCTGTGGAGCTGGAGGGGGACGTGGAGGCCCTGCGGGCCCAGCTCGGGGAGCAGCGCTCGGAGCAGCGGGACAGCGGGCGTGAGAGGGCCCGGGCCCTCGGGGAGCTCAGCGAGCAGAACCTCCGTCTCAGCCAGCAGCTGGCCCAG GCCTCTCAGATGGAGCAGGAGCTTCAGAGGGAACTGGATGTCCTTCGGGGCCAGTGCCAAGCTCAGGCCCTGGCCGGGGCCGAGCTGCGGACACGGCTGGAGAGCCTGCAGGGGGAG AACCAGATGCTGCAGAGCCGGCGGCAGGACCTGGAGGCCCAGATCCGGGGTCTGCGTGAGGAGGCAGAGAAGAGCGAGGGCAGGCTCCGGGCCACTCACGAGGAGCTGATGCTTCAGCGGAGGGAGCGGCGGGAGCAGACCCTGGAG CTGGAACGCGCGCGCTCCGAAGCCGGCGAGGCCTTGAGCGCGCTGCGGAGGCTGCAGCGGCGCGTCTCGGAGCTGGAAGAGGAGTCGCGCCTCCAGGACGCCGACGTGTCGGGCGCCTCCCTGCAGTCGGAGCTTGCCCACAGCCTCGACGGAGACCAGGACGCGGACCGACGCGTAGACGCGCAG AGCGCACTGCAGCGAGCAGAGCTGCGGTTCCTGCGGGAAGAGCTGCAAAAGCAAAAGGAGCTGCGCGCGCAGGACTCCGAAGCAGCCCTGAGCTGCGCCCTCTCGGACCGGGACGAAGCTGTGAACAA GGCCCTGGAGCTGTCCCTGGAGCTGAGCCGCGTGTCGCTGGAGCGGGACTCCCTGTCCCGGGAGCTGCTGCGCGCCATCCGCCAGAAGGTGGCGCTGACGCAGGAGCTGGAGGCCTGGCAG GACGACATGCAGGTGGTGATCGGGCAGCAGCTGCGCTCACAGCGCCAGAAGGAGCTGAGCGCCGCCGGGGCCACGCCACGCCGCGCCGGCCCTCGCTTCTCGCTGCGCCTGGGCCCCGGGCCTGCCGGCGGCTTCCTCAGCAACCTCTTCCGAAGCCGAAGGACCTGA
- the MMP25 gene encoding matrix metalloproteinase-25 encodes MRALRLRLLAGLFLLLPPPARAPEPAAQDVSLGVDWLTRYGYLPPPDPAQAQLQSRAQLRDAVKVMQRFAGLPETGVMDAKTIATMHKPRCSLPDVLGVAGLVRRRRRYALSGSAWKKRTLTWSVRSFPQSSELKQDTVRTLMHLALHTWGVESGLSFREVDAGDPTEPDILIDFARAYHQDSYPFDGLGGTLAHAFFPGEHPISGDTHFDDEETWTFGSRDGEGTDLFAVAVHEFGHALGLGHSSAPNSIMRPFYQGPVGDPNKYRLSQDDRDGLQQLYGKVPQTPNEEPTRKPLPPPPQPPALPPDSPWGSIPDRCEGNFDAIANIRGEIFFFKGPWFWRLQPSGQLVSPRPARLHRFWEGLPTQVRVVQAAYARPLDGRILLFSGPQFWVFKDRQLEGAPRPLTELGLPPGEEVDAVFSWPLNGKTYLVRGQRYWRYDEAAARPDPGYPRDLGLWEGAPDAPDDATVSNAGDTYFFKGVHYWRFPKGTVAAEPDSPHPMGPKWLDCPVPSAGVPRPQPSKTPRQPGSCNCPCGINEAAGLPSLPLLLPLLPLLVGDIASP; translated from the exons ATGCGGGCGCTAAGGCTCCGGCTCCTGGCGGGGCTGTTCCTGCTGCTGCCGCCACCCGCGCGCGCCCCGGAGCCCGCGGCGCAGGACGTGAGCCTGGGCGTG GACTGGCTGACCCGCTACGGCTACCTGCCGCCGCCCGACCCCGCCCAGGCCCAGCTGCAGAGCCGCGCGCAGCTGCGGGACGCCGTCAAGGTCATGCAGCGGTTCGCGGGGCTGCCCGAGACGGGCGTCATGG ACGCGAAGACCATCGCCACCATGCACAAGCCCCGCTGCTCCCTGCCCGACGTGCTGGGCGTCGCGGGGCTGGTGAGGCGGCGCCGCAGGTACGCGCTGAGTGGCAGCGCATGGAAGAAACGAACGCTGACCTGGAG tgTCCGCTCGTTCCCCCAGAGCTCAGAGCTGAAGCAGGACACCGTGCGGACCCTCATGCACCTGGCTCTGCATACCTGGGGCGTCGAGTCCGGCCTCAGTTTCCGGGAGGTGGATGCTGGGGACCCCACAGAGCCCGACATCCTCATCGACTTTGCCAGGGCCTACCACCAGGACAGCTACCCCTTTGACGGCCTGGGGGGCACCCTGGCCCATGCCTTCTTCCCGGGCGAGCACCCAATCTCCGGGGACACTCACTTCGATGATGAGGAGACCTGGACTTTTGGGTCCAGAG ACGGCGAGGGGACCGACCTGTTCGCCGTGGCCGTGCATGAGTTCGGCCATGCCCTGGGCCTGGGCCACTCCTCAGCCCCCAACTCCATCATGAGGCCCTTCTACCAGGGCCCCGTGGGTGATCCCAACAAATACCGCCTGTCCCAGGACGACCGCGACGGCCTACAGCAGCTCTATG GGAAGGTGCCCCAAACCCCAAATGAAGAGCCCACGAGgaagcccctgcccccacctccccagcccccgGCCCTGCCCCCAGACAG cccctggggctCCATCCCTGATCGCTGTGAGGGCAATTTCGACGCCATCGCCAACATCCGTGGCGAAATCTTTTTCTTCAAAG GCCCCTGGTTCTGGCGCCTCCAGCCCTCGGGGCAGCTGGTGTCCCCGCGGCCCGCGCGCCTGCACCGCTTCTGGGAGGGGCTGCCCACCCAGGTGAGGGTCGTGCAGGCCGCCTACGCCCGGCCCCTCGACGGCCGCATCCTCCTCTTCAGCG GCCCCCAGTTCTGGGTGTTCAAGGACCGGCAGCTGGAGGGCGCCCCGCGGCCACTCACGGAGTTGGGGCTGCCCCCGGGCGAGGAGGTGGACGCCGTGTTCTCCTGGCCGCTGAACGGGAAGACGTACCTGGTCCGGGGCCAGCGCTACTGGCGCTACGACGAAGCGGCCGCGCGCCCGGACCCCGGCTACCCGCGCGACCTGGGGCTCTGGGAAGGGGCGCCCGACGCCCCCGACGACGCCACGGTCAGCAACGCAG GGGACACCTACTTCTTCAAGGGCGTTCACTACTGGCGGTTTCCCAAGGGCACAGTCGCAGCGGAGCCGGACTCGCCCCACCCCATGGGGCCCAAGTGGCTGGACTGCCCCGTCCCCAGCGCTGGCGTGCCCAGACCCCAGCCGTCCAAAACCCCTCGCCAGCCAGGCTCCTGCAACTGTCCGTGTGGGATCAACGAGGCCGCGGGGCTGCCGTCCCTGCCCCTCCTgctgcccctcctgcccctgctCGTGGGGGACATCGCCTCCCCCTGA